In Pseudonocardia sp. C8, one genomic interval encodes:
- a CDS encoding transcriptional regulator, which yields MGDYAKALGGKLRAIRQQQGLSLHGVEQKSGGRWKAVVVGSYERGDRAVTVQKLAELADFYGVPVAELLPEGRVPSGSEPATKIVINLERLQQLPADKVGPLARYAAAIQSQRGDYNGKVLSIRAEDLRSLAIIYDMSPGELTDQLIEWGVLPPESRPGPHVG from the coding sequence ATGGGCGACTACGCCAAGGCGCTCGGGGGCAAGCTCCGGGCGATCAGGCAGCAGCAGGGGCTGTCGCTGCACGGCGTCGAGCAGAAGTCGGGCGGGCGCTGGAAGGCGGTCGTCGTGGGCTCCTACGAGCGCGGCGACCGTGCGGTCACCGTGCAGAAGCTGGCCGAGCTGGCCGACTTCTACGGGGTCCCGGTGGCCGAGCTGCTCCCCGAGGGGCGCGTCCCGTCGGGCAGCGAGCCCGCCACCAAGATCGTGATCAATCTGGAGCGGCTGCAGCAGCTGCCCGCGGACAAGGTCGGGCCGCTGGCCCGCTACGCCGCGGCCATCCAGAGCCAGCGCGGCGACTACAACGGCAAGGTGCTCTCGATCCGGGCCGAGGACCTGCGCTCGCTCGCGATCATCTACGACATGTCCCCCGGCGAGCTGACCGACCAGCTCATCGAGTGGGGCGTGCTGCCGCCCGAGTCCCGGCCCGGCCCGCACGTGGGATGA
- the nusB gene encoding transcription antitermination factor NusB, giving the protein MRARTKARKRALDILFESEARGEAPLEVLAARRETDDAPPVQDYAARLVEGVATHRERIDQLIAEHAEGWSVDRMPAVDRGLLRIGVYELLWVDDVDDPVAITEAVELARTLSTDDSPRYVNGVLGQISDIAEHLRATL; this is encoded by the coding sequence GTGCGTGCACGTACCAAGGCCCGCAAACGGGCCCTGGACATCCTCTTCGAGTCCGAGGCGCGTGGCGAGGCACCGCTGGAGGTGCTGGCCGCGCGCCGCGAGACCGACGACGCCCCACCGGTCCAGGACTACGCCGCGCGGCTGGTCGAGGGCGTCGCCACCCACCGCGAGCGGATCGACCAGCTGATCGCCGAGCACGCCGAGGGCTGGTCGGTCGACCGGATGCCGGCGGTGGACCGCGGGCTGCTGCGGATCGGCGTCTACGAGCTGCTGTGGGTCGACGACGTCGACGACCCGGTGGCGATCACCGAGGCCGTCGAGCTGGCCCGGACCCTGTCCACCGACGACTCGCCGCGCTACGTCAACGGCGTGCTCGGCCAGATCTCGGACATCGCCGAGCACCTGCGCGCCACCCTGTAG
- the efp gene encoding elongation factor P: MATTNDLKNGLVLNLEGQLWTVTAFQHVKPGKGGAFVRTTLKNVMSGKVVDKTFNAGTKVDTATVDRRDMTYLYREGTDFVFMDGDTFEQIPIPEEKVGDAAKYLLENAGAQVSLHEGEPLFVELPTSVELVISHTDPGLQGDRSTGGTKPATLETGAEIQVPLFLESGTKVKVDTRDGRYLGRVS, translated from the coding sequence GTGGCGACCACGAACGACCTGAAGAACGGCCTGGTGCTGAACCTCGAGGGCCAGCTGTGGACCGTGACGGCGTTCCAGCACGTCAAGCCGGGCAAGGGCGGCGCCTTCGTGCGCACCACCCTGAAGAACGTGATGTCCGGCAAGGTCGTCGACAAGACCTTCAACGCCGGCACCAAGGTCGACACCGCGACGGTCGACCGCCGCGACATGACCTACCTGTACCGCGAGGGCACCGACTTCGTGTTCATGGACGGCGACACCTTCGAGCAGATCCCGATCCCGGAGGAGAAGGTCGGCGACGCCGCGAAGTACCTGCTGGAGAACGCAGGCGCCCAGGTGTCGCTGCACGAGGGCGAGCCGCTGTTCGTGGAGCTTCCGACCTCGGTCGAGCTGGTCATCTCCCACACGGACCCGGGCCTGCAGGGCGACCGTTCCACGGGCGGTACCAAGCCGGCCACCCTGGAGACCGGCGCCGAGATCCAGGTGCCGCTGTTCCTGGAGTCCGGCACCAAGGTGAAGGTCGACACGCGGGACGGCCGCTACCTCGGCCGCGTGAGCTGA
- a CDS encoding Xaa-Pro peptidase family protein — translation MPHAARRDAVRALLDAEGLDALLVTDLLDVRYLTGFTGSNAAVVVSRAGEDLLCTDGRYRLQAAAQCPDLPVVIDRPSAPAAAASVPTGAGLGYDSATLTVDGLAAVRDAAPGRRLRRAPGLVGRLRQVKDDGEVAAIRAACELADTALRALLDAGGLAPGRTEREVAGDLDDRMRRLGAAGPSFDTILAAGANSAVPHHAPTDAELCRGDLVKIDFGAELDGYHSDTTRTFCLGPAAGWQRELHALVDAAAGAGRAALGGGAGVREVDAAARTVIEKAGYGDEFPHGLGHGVGLAVHEPPWLARTGAGTVPAGAVVTVEPGVYLEGRGGVRIEDTLHVPAGGPAVPLTTLPRDLIEV, via the coding sequence ATGCCCCATGCCGCCCGCCGGGACGCCGTGCGCGCACTCCTCGACGCCGAGGGGCTGGACGCGCTGCTGGTCACCGACCTGCTCGACGTCCGCTACCTCACCGGGTTCACCGGCTCGAACGCCGCGGTCGTGGTGTCCCGCGCGGGCGAGGACCTGCTGTGCACCGACGGCCGGTACCGGCTCCAGGCGGCCGCGCAGTGCCCGGACCTGCCCGTGGTGATCGACCGGCCGAGCGCCCCGGCCGCCGCGGCGAGCGTCCCGACCGGGGCCGGACTGGGCTACGACTCGGCGACCCTGACGGTGGACGGGCTCGCCGCGGTCCGGGACGCGGCCCCGGGACGGCGCCTGCGCCGCGCCCCGGGCCTGGTCGGCCGGCTGCGGCAGGTCAAGGACGACGGCGAGGTCGCGGCGATCCGGGCCGCCTGCGAGCTGGCCGACACCGCGCTGCGCGCCCTGCTCGACGCCGGCGGGCTCGCGCCGGGCCGGACCGAGCGGGAGGTCGCCGGCGACCTCGACGACCGCATGCGGCGCCTGGGCGCGGCCGGGCCGTCGTTCGACACGATCCTCGCCGCCGGGGCGAACTCGGCCGTCCCGCACCACGCGCCGACGGACGCCGAGCTGTGCCGGGGCGACCTCGTGAAGATCGACTTCGGGGCGGAGCTGGACGGCTACCACTCCGACACCACCCGGACGTTCTGCCTCGGCCCGGCCGCCGGCTGGCAGCGCGAGCTGCACGCCCTGGTCGACGCCGCGGCCGGTGCCGGGCGGGCCGCGCTCGGCGGCGGTGCCGGGGTGCGCGAGGTCGACGCCGCCGCCCGCACGGTGATCGAGAAGGCGGGGTACGGCGACGAGTTCCCGCACGGCCTCGGGCACGGCGTCGGGCTGGCGGTCCACGAGCCGCCGTGGCTGGCCCGCACCGGGGCCGGGACCGTTCCCGCCGGCGCGGTCGTGACCGTCGAACCGGGCGTCTACCTGGAGGGACGCGGTGGGGTGCGGATCGAGGACACCCTGCACGTGCCGGCCGGCGGGCCCGCCGTACCGCTGACGACCCTGCCCCGCGACCTGATCGAGGTCTGA
- a CDS encoding MBL fold metallo-hydrolase has product MGLYFRQLLSGQDYAVGDPVATQMVNFSYLIGDTETRDAVVVDPAYSPDELLAVLDADGMRLTGVLATHHHPDHVGGSMLGFDLRGIADLLGKHPVPIHVQRPEADYVTRVTGLSATDLTPHDHDDVVEVGNVAIRLLHTPGHTPGSQSFLVPDPDGGDKLVAGDTLFLQGCGRTDFPGGDAAQMYHSLQQLASLKGNPTVYPGHRYTDAASAPLQDVQRTNMVYRASSAEQFVAAFGG; this is encoded by the coding sequence ATGGGCCTGTACTTCCGCCAGCTGCTCTCCGGCCAGGACTACGCCGTCGGCGACCCGGTGGCCACCCAGATGGTCAACTTCTCGTACCTGATCGGCGACACCGAGACGCGGGACGCGGTGGTCGTCGACCCTGCCTACTCCCCCGACGAGCTGCTGGCCGTGCTCGACGCGGACGGCATGCGGCTCACCGGGGTGCTCGCCACCCACCACCACCCCGACCACGTCGGTGGCTCGATGCTGGGCTTCGACCTCCGCGGGATCGCGGACCTGCTCGGGAAGCACCCGGTGCCGATCCACGTCCAGCGTCCCGAGGCCGACTACGTGACCCGGGTGACCGGCCTGTCCGCGACCGACCTGACCCCGCACGACCACGACGACGTCGTCGAGGTCGGCAACGTCGCGATCCGGCTGCTGCACACCCCGGGCCACACCCCGGGCAGCCAGAGCTTCCTGGTGCCCGACCCGGACGGCGGGGACAAGCTCGTCGCCGGTGACACCTTGTTCCTGCAGGGCTGCGGGCGGACCGACTTCCCGGGCGGGGACGCCGCGCAGATGTACCACTCGCTGCAGCAGCTGGCGTCGCTCAAGGGCAACCCGACCGTCTACCCCGGGCACCGCTACACGGACGCCGCCAGCGCGCCGCTGCAGGACGTGCAGCGCACCAACATGGTGTACCGGGCGAGCTCCGCGGAGCAGTTCGTGGCAGCGTTCGGCGGGTGA
- the aroB gene encoding 3-dehydroquinate synthase, which yields MTGTTDPTAFPDDSGVVEPDGSVRIEVHAEHPYPVLVGAGVAARLAEVVAGTGAGRTLIVHPPTLADRAEAARAELTGAGLAASTIQVADAEAGKSLDSLAACWQACADAALTRADVVVGLGGGAVTDLAGFVAATWMRGIRVVHVPTTLLAMVDAAVGGKTGINTAAGKNLVGAFHEPSAVLVDLDTLRTLPRAELVAGSAEVWKAGFIADPVILDRVRADPAAALDPGGPVLAELVRRSIRVKADVVGADLRESHLREILNYGHTLGHAIERREDYRWRHGNAVSVGLVFAAELARAAGRLDDATVDLHREVLDRVGLPTSYEPGALPELTATMRGDKKSRAGTLRFVVLDGLAKPGRLEGPDPALLEAAYAAITR from the coding sequence ATGACCGGCACCACCGACCCCACCGCGTTCCCGGACGACTCGGGCGTCGTCGAGCCGGACGGATCGGTCCGCATCGAGGTGCACGCCGAGCACCCGTACCCGGTGCTCGTCGGCGCCGGCGTCGCGGCCCGGCTGGCCGAGGTCGTCGCGGGCACCGGCGCCGGCCGCACCCTGATCGTGCACCCGCCGACCCTCGCCGACCGGGCGGAGGCCGCCCGCGCCGAGCTGACCGGGGCCGGGCTGGCCGCGTCCACGATCCAGGTCGCCGACGCCGAGGCCGGGAAGTCCCTCGACTCGCTCGCCGCCTGCTGGCAGGCCTGCGCGGACGCGGCGCTGACCCGCGCCGACGTCGTCGTGGGGCTCGGTGGGGGTGCGGTCACCGACCTCGCCGGGTTCGTCGCCGCCACCTGGATGCGCGGCATCCGGGTCGTGCACGTCCCGACCACGCTGCTCGCGATGGTCGACGCCGCGGTCGGTGGCAAGACCGGCATCAACACCGCGGCCGGGAAGAACCTGGTGGGTGCGTTCCACGAGCCGTCGGCGGTGCTCGTCGACCTGGACACCCTGCGCACGTTGCCCCGCGCCGAGCTCGTCGCCGGATCCGCCGAGGTGTGGAAGGCCGGTTTCATCGCCGACCCGGTCATCCTCGACCGGGTGCGCGCCGACCCGGCCGCGGCGCTCGACCCGGGCGGGCCGGTGCTGGCCGAGCTGGTGCGGCGCTCGATCCGGGTCAAGGCCGACGTGGTCGGCGCCGACCTGCGCGAGTCGCACCTGCGGGAGATCCTCAACTACGGCCACACCCTCGGCCACGCGATCGAGCGCCGCGAGGACTACCGGTGGCGGCACGGCAACGCCGTCTCGGTCGGGCTGGTGTTCGCCGCCGAGCTGGCCCGGGCCGCGGGCCGGCTCGACGACGCCACCGTGGACCTGCACCGCGAGGTGCTGGACCGGGTGGGCCTGCCGACCTCCTACGAGCCCGGGGCGCTGCCCGAGCTCACCGCGACCATGCGGGGGGACAAGAAGTCCCGGGCCGGGACGCTGCGGTTCGTCGTGCTCGACGGCCTCGCGAAGCCGGGGCGGCTCGAGGGCCCGGACCCGGCGCTGCTGGAAGCCGCCTACGCGGCGATCACCCGCTGA
- a CDS encoding shikimate kinase, which yields MSAPGPDAEGRPFLVLVGPPGSGKTTIGSLLAERLGLTFADTDAVVVERIGKPIAEMFVQEGEPAFRALEREVVAEQLRAGHGVLALGGGSVLAAETRELLREHRVVALDVDLADGMRRTGMSAARPLLAGVNPRATFRALLSDRAPLYAEVATVQVQTARRSPHQVVAAVLRACELPGADDADADADPDAEDPRDRPTPREDAPLPSPGFGAPGRGRDGGNGTHDDRVEAR from the coding sequence GTGAGCGCGCCCGGACCGGACGCCGAGGGCCGTCCCTTCCTCGTGCTGGTCGGCCCGCCCGGGTCCGGCAAGACGACGATCGGCAGCCTGCTCGCCGAGCGGCTCGGCCTGACCTTCGCCGACACCGACGCCGTGGTCGTCGAGCGGATCGGCAAGCCGATCGCCGAGATGTTCGTGCAGGAGGGCGAGCCGGCGTTCCGGGCGCTCGAACGCGAGGTCGTCGCCGAGCAGCTCCGGGCCGGGCACGGGGTGCTCGCGCTCGGCGGGGGATCGGTGCTCGCGGCGGAGACCCGGGAGCTGCTGCGGGAGCACCGGGTCGTCGCGCTCGACGTCGACCTCGCCGACGGCATGCGCCGCACCGGCATGTCCGCCGCGCGGCCGCTGCTGGCCGGGGTGAACCCGCGGGCGACGTTCCGGGCGCTGCTCTCCGACCGGGCGCCGCTCTACGCCGAGGTCGCGACCGTGCAGGTGCAGACCGCGCGCCGCAGCCCCCACCAGGTCGTCGCCGCCGTGCTGCGTGCCTGCGAGCTCCCCGGGGCCGACGACGCCGATGCCGACGCCGACCCGGACGCGGAGGACCCGCGCGACCGGCCGACCCCCCGCGAGGACGCGCCGCTGCCGTCCCCCGGCTTCGGGGCCCCCGGGCGCGGTCGGGACGGCGGGAACGGCACACACGACGACCGGGTGGAGGCCCGATGA